From Rutidosis leptorrhynchoides isolate AG116_Rl617_1_P2 chromosome 3, CSIRO_AGI_Rlap_v1, whole genome shotgun sequence, a single genomic window includes:
- the LOC139902184 gene encoding secreted RxLR effector protein 161-like, protein MDVKTAFLNSDLEEEVYMRQPEGFIISGKDHKVCKLVKSLYGLKQAPKQCHQKFDDVVLSNGFFKCDQCSPLNTPVDVTVEVMPYSSKAVSQLEYSRAIGCLMYDMTSTYPDIAFIVGKLSRFTSNPNAIHWRVVVRAFKYLQGAMDYGITYTGFPSVLEGYLDASWITNVEDHSSTTGWIFLLGGCAISWASKKQTCITNSTMKLNL, encoded by the exons atggatgtcaaaacagcATTCTTGAATAGTGATTTAGAAGAGGAAGTGTATATGAGACAACCAGAAGGGTTTATTATATCAGGTAAAGACCATAAGGTGTGCAAGTTGGTTAAATCATTGTACGGGCTGAAACAAGCTCCTAAGCAgtgtcatcagaagtttgatgatgtgGTGTTGTCTAATGGTTTT TTTAAGTGTGATCAATGTTCTCCATTGAATACTCCCGTTGATGTAACTGTGGAGGTTATGCCCTATTCGAgtaaagctgtatcacaacttgaatACTCTCGAGCAATTGGATGTTTGATGTATGATATGACTAGCACATACCCCGATATTGCTTTCATAGTGGGAAAACTGAGTAGGTTTACTAGTAATCCAAATGCTATTCATTGGCGTGTTGTGGTTAGAGCATTCAAGTATTTACAGGGTGCTATGGATTATGGTATCACTTATACTGGGTTCCCTTCAGTCTTAGAAGGATATTTGGATGCAAGTTGGATAACCAATGTCGAAGATCATTCATCTACAACTGGTTGGATATTCCTACTTGGAGGATGTGCTatatcatgggcttctaagaagcaaacATGTATTACAAATTCAACCATGAAGCTgaatttgtag